In a genomic window of Coprococcus eutactus:
- the rplI gene encoding 50S ribosomal protein L9, with product MKVILLQDVKSLGKKGAMVEVSEGYARNFIIPKKLGLEATPKNLNDLKLKKAHDEKVAAENLADAKALAAELEKSSVTVKIKVGEGGRSFGSVSTKEISDAIKSQLGKDIDKKKIVMKDSIKAIGSFTVKVKLHPEVQAELSVKVEEA from the coding sequence ATGAAGGTTATATTATTACAGGATGTAAAGAGCCTTGGAAAGAAAGGCGCAATGGTAGAGGTAAGTGAGGGATATGCAAGGAATTTTATCATTCCTAAGAAGCTTGGACTTGAGGCAACTCCAAAGAATCTGAATGATCTGAAGCTTAAGAAGGCTCATGATGAGAAGGTTGCAGCTGAGAATCTTGCGGACGCAAAGGCTCTTGCGGCAGAACTGGAGAAGTCGTCAGTAACGGTGAAGATAAAAGTAGGCGAGGGCGGAAGATCATTTGGATCGGTGTCCACAAAGGAGATTTCAGATGCCATAAAGAGCCAGCTCGGCAAGGATATAGACAAGAAGAAGATTGTTATGAAGGATTCGATAAAGGCGATAGGAAGCTTCACAGTAAAGGTTAAGCTTCATCCAGAGGTTCAGGCTGAGCTTTCGGTGAAGGTGGAAGAGGCATAG